Proteins encoded within one genomic window of Anopheles gambiae chromosome 3, idAnoGambNW_F1_1, whole genome shotgun sequence:
- the LOC133393002 gene encoding trichohyalin-like — translation MVSANGYVKMAKKGTIFMVVCIGLVATVQSVASLAQERRNLAAEACTDDVGERQYYSDRRIDRLDQDQEQRLLLFNRVDRQGVEEAAEGRRMKVDHRGFERFVDATRREELSNREATDRVLVGRERREEGVTVTRRDAERRENRLEERMENRRTDRRDERLQERLGEDRRREERRENLREQRREDRLLDREDRLDGQRKERREERREDLRYNYRDERREQQELREDRRQERDEERRQDRREDRLDERREERREELRSNYRDDERRERRENQRDERREDRRQDRLEDRRQDRRDDRLDEQERHEDRREERREDRREDRIEDQRNNRDERREERREELREGRRQERREDRRENAREGRREERMEDRRLERRVDDRRNNREERGEDMREEERQADRRVRDREERMDQLRESRRQDRRLERREDMREDMREEGRREELRENYRDERREDTRREDTSREERREERREEDLRRDRLDERRAEREDRRVERREDEPRQERRIRQEVTDERRAERRENNERAEEAERRETRNDRLNQAGRRFDGRENRAERRTVRELKHMDDMTRGEDKLAAFQQENAFLYQLLQTAALVAVAGYWLLKGTGGSSPEGEELKKKAAPCSMMESFGKLLAVGNE, via the coding sequence ATGGTTAGTGCGAACGGATACGTGAAGATGGCGAAAAAGGGAACCATCTTCATGGTGGTTTGCATCGGGCTAGTTGCTACCGTGCAGAGTGTTGCCTCGCTGGCTCAGGAACGCCGCAACCTGGCGGCCGAAGCGTGTACGGATGATGTCGGCGAAAGACAATACTATTCCGATCGACGTATCGATCGCTTGGATCAGGATCAGGAAcaacggctgctgctgtttaaTCGGGTCGACAGACAGGGAGTGGAGGAGGCGGCGGAGGGCCGGCGCATGAAAGTAGACCATCGCGGATTTGAGCGGTTCGTTGACGCTACTAGACGTGAAGAACTTTCAAACCGTGAGGCTACCGATCGTGTGCTGGTCGGGCGCGAGCGGCGTGAGGAGGGCGTGACTGTAACCAGGCGTGACGCTGAACGACGTGAAAATCGACTTGAAGAGCGTATGGAGAACCGTCGTACAGATCGCCGTGACGAAAGACTACAGGAACGCCTCGGAGAGGATCGCCGAAGGGAGGAACGCCGTGAGAACCTCCGAGAGCAACGTCGTGAAGATCGTCTTCTAGACCGTGAAGATAGATTGGATGGACAACGGAAGGAACGCCGCGAGGAACGCCGTGAGGATCTCCGATACAACTATCGTGATGAACGACGAGAACAACAGGAACTTCGTGAAGATCGTCGACAAGAACGCGATGAAGAGCGGCGCCAGGATCGTCGTGAAGATAGGTTAGATGAACGACGAGAAGAACGTCGTGAGGAACTTCGAAGCAACTACCGTGACGATGAACGACGAGAACGTCGAGAGAACCAACGAGATGAACGTCGTGAAGATAGACGTCAAGACCGGCTAGAAGACCGGCGCCAGGATCGTCGTGACGATAGGTTGGATGAACAGGAACGTCATGAGGACCGCCGAGAGGAACGTCGTGAAGATCGCCGTGAAGACAGAATTGAAGACCAGCGGAACAACCGAGATGAACGACGGGAGGAGCGACGTGAAGAGCTCCGAGAGGGTCGCCGTCAAGAACGTAGAGAAGATCGTCGGGAGAATGCTCGAGAGGGCCGTCGCGAGGAAAGGATGGAGGACCGACGTCTAGAACGCCGTGTAGATGACCGAAGAAACAACCGGGAAGAACGTGGAGAGGACATGCGAGAAGAAGAACGACAGGCCGATCGTCGCGTCCGCGACAGGGAAGAACGTATGGACCAACTTCGCGAAAGCCGTCGCCAAGATCGAAGACTGGAACGTCGCGAGGACATGCGCGAGGACATGCGCGAGGAAGGTCGTCGTGAAGAACTCCGAGAGAACTACAGGGATGAACGCCGTGAGGACACTCGCCGTGAGGACACTAGCCGTGAGGAGCGTCGTGAAGAACGTCGCGAGGAAGACCTTCGTCGAGATCGGCTAGACGAACGTCGTGCAGAGCGTGAGGATCGACGAGTTGAGCGTCGTGAAGATGAGCCTCGCCAGGAGCGTCGAATCCGTCAGGAAGTGACCGATGAACGTCGTGCTGAACGCCGGGAAAACAATGAACGTGCCGAAGAAGCCGAACGACGTGAAACCCGTAACGATAGACTGAACCAAGCTGGACGCCGTTTTGATGGCCGTGAAAATCGTGCTGAGCGTCGCACTGTACGTGAATTGAAGCATATGGACGATATGACTCGTGGCGAGGACAAGCTGGCCGCCTTCCAGCAGGAAAATGCGTTCCTCTATCAGCTGTTACAAACTGCAGCCCTCGTCGCTGTGGCTGGTTACTGGCTGCTGAAGGGTACGGGTGGATCCAGCCCCGAAGGAGAAGAGCTGAAAAAGAAAGCAGCTCCTTGCTCCATGATGGAATCTTTCGGCAAGCTGCTTGCCGTCGGAAATGAGTAA
- the LOC1280530 gene encoding mitogen-activated protein kinase p38b isoform X2, with amino-acid sequence MPKFYRTEINKTEWEVPEKYQVLTPVGSGAYGQVCSAMDTEHNVKVAIKKLARPFQSAVHAKRTYRELRMLKHMNHENIIGLLDVFHPGANNTLESFQQVYLVTHLMGADLNNIIRTQRLSDEHVQFLVYQILRGLKYIHSAGIIHRDLKPSNIAVNEDCELKILDFGLARPTENEMTGYVATRWYRAPEIMLNWMHYNQTVDIWSVGCIMAELLTGRTLFPGTDHIDHLTRVMFFCGTPNEELMQKITSEEARHYIKSLPKTEKRNFSDVFRGANPLAIDLLEKMLELDADKRITAEQALAHPYLEKYADPSDEPTSSLYDQSFEDMDLPVERWKELVFKEVLNFVPQQHAHIGGEPQA; translated from the exons ATGCCCAAGTTTTATCGCACCGAGATCAACAAAACGGAATGGGAAGTTCCGGAAAAGTATCAGGTGCTGACCCCGGTCGGTAGCGGCGCGTACGGCCAAGTGTG cTCGGCCATGGACACGGAGCACAACGTGAAGGTGGCAATCAAGAAGCTGGCCCGCCCGTTCCAGTCAGCCGTCCACGCGAAGCGCACCTACCGGGAGCTGCGCATGCTGAAGCACATGAACCACGAGAACATTATCGGCCTGCTGGACGTGTTCCATCCGGGGGCCAACAATACGCTCGAATCGTTCCAGCAGGTCTACCTGGTGACGCACCTGATGGGCGCCGACCTGAACAACATCATCCGCACCCAGCGCCTGTCGGACGAGCATGTCCAGTTCCTCGTCTACCAGATCCTGCGCGGCCTGAAGTACATACACAGTGCGGGAATCATTCACCGG GATTTGAAGCCGTCCAACATTGCCGTGAACGAGGACTGCGAGCTGAAAATACTGGACTTTGGGTTGGCCCGCCCGACCGAGAACGAGATGACCGGCTACGTTGCGACCCGCTGGTACCGGGCGCCCGAAATTATGCTCAACTGGATGCACTACAACCAAACGGTGGACATTTGGTCGGTCGGCTGCATCATGGCGGAGCTGCTGACCGGCCGGACACTGTTCCCCGGCACGGACC ATATTGACCATCTGACACGCGTTATGTTTTTCTGCGGTACGCCCAACGAAGAACTGATGCAAAAAATCACCAGCGAAGAG GCCCGTCATTACATAAAATCGCTGCCGAAAACGGAGAAGCGCAACTTTAGCGACGTTTTCCGCGGTGCCAATCCGCTTGCCATCGATTTGCTGGAGAAAATGTTGGAGCTGGATGCGGACAAGCGGATAACGGCCGAACAGGCCCTTGCTCATCC TTATTTGGAGAAATATGCCGATCCGTCCGACGAGCCAACCTCATCGCTGTACGATCAGAGTTTCGAGGACATGGACCTGCCCGTGGAACGGTGGAAGG AACTAGTCTTCAAAGAGGTACTCAACTTTGTCCCGCAGCAGCACGCACATATTGGCGGTGAACCTCAAGCGTAA
- the LOC1280530 gene encoding mitogen-activated protein kinase p38b isoform X1: MPKFYRTEINKTEWEVPEKYQVLTPVGSGAYGQVCSAMDTEHNVKVAIKKLARPFQSAVHAKRTYRELRMLKHMNHENIIGLLDVFHPGANNTLESFQQVYLVTHLMGADLNNIIRTQRLSDEHVQFLVYQILRGLKYIHSAGIIHRDLKPSNIAVNEDCELKILDFGLARPTENEMTGYVATRWYRAPEIMLNWMHYNQTVDIWSVGCIMAELLTGRTLFPGTDHIHQLNLIMEILGTPNDEFMAKISSESARHYIKSLPKTEKRNFSDVFRGANPLAIDLLEKMLELDADKRITAEQALAHPYLEKYADPSDEPTSSLYDQSFEDMDLPVERWKELVFKEVLNFVPQQHAHIGGEPQA, from the exons ATGCCCAAGTTTTATCGCACCGAGATCAACAAAACGGAATGGGAAGTTCCGGAAAAGTATCAGGTGCTGACCCCGGTCGGTAGCGGCGCGTACGGCCAAGTGTG cTCGGCCATGGACACGGAGCACAACGTGAAGGTGGCAATCAAGAAGCTGGCCCGCCCGTTCCAGTCAGCCGTCCACGCGAAGCGCACCTACCGGGAGCTGCGCATGCTGAAGCACATGAACCACGAGAACATTATCGGCCTGCTGGACGTGTTCCATCCGGGGGCCAACAATACGCTCGAATCGTTCCAGCAGGTCTACCTGGTGACGCACCTGATGGGCGCCGACCTGAACAACATCATCCGCACCCAGCGCCTGTCGGACGAGCATGTCCAGTTCCTCGTCTACCAGATCCTGCGCGGCCTGAAGTACATACACAGTGCGGGAATCATTCACCGG GATTTGAAGCCGTCCAACATTGCCGTGAACGAGGACTGCGAGCTGAAAATACTGGACTTTGGGTTGGCCCGCCCGACCGAGAACGAGATGACCGGCTACGTTGCGACCCGCTGGTACCGGGCGCCCGAAATTATGCTCAACTGGATGCACTACAACCAAACGGTGGACATTTGGTCGGTCGGCTGCATCATGGCGGAGCTGCTGACCGGCCGGACACTGTTCCCCGGCACGGACC ACATTCACCAGCTAAACCTTATCATGGAGATACTCGGCACACCGAACGATGAGTTCATGGCGAAAATCTCCTCGGAAAGT GCCCGTCATTACATAAAATCGCTGCCGAAAACGGAGAAGCGCAACTTTAGCGACGTTTTCCGCGGTGCCAATCCGCTTGCCATCGATTTGCTGGAGAAAATGTTGGAGCTGGATGCGGACAAGCGGATAACGGCCGAACAGGCCCTTGCTCATCC TTATTTGGAGAAATATGCCGATCCGTCCGACGAGCCAACCTCATCGCTGTACGATCAGAGTTTCGAGGACATGGACCTGCCCGTGGAACGGTGGAAGG AACTAGTCTTCAAAGAGGTACTCAACTTTGTCCCGCAGCAGCACGCACATATTGGCGGTGAACCTCAAGCGTAA
- the LOC1280529 gene encoding uncharacterized protein LOC1280529: MNFNSFPNEVLCSIFDYLPWKDRQRVSLVCRRWNAIINSDHYLRGQKLVLYNYNKAKFFSGVEVELLNRQKNIAFYSNAMFDTEELLDTIGRSFSGGSAMVRSLSLFLRSEHRLARLVVDNIPNLRHLTELKISANEGLTNGVLIDSASLEKLNISFYQSSVCQLVTPRLHTLHLTVRYPSEMELIGTISAQLVELKVSFISKDHVAKLFRCDFRSLKTLNISLKNDKYIAYSVSPVHLRPLEREAIFAQTIVGLETLRIVDICNIFDIDFLKMFAYAKSLKALTINYFKLVSEVGELINGFKGLEYLNLEGCQRMDDSKRLQLPCLQTLVMPYKQLSLFSATQLDTLTTLYYNNTTKDQTLLIKKIAATFTNLSFLCLQHFDNELDRNALLHLNLLTKLRVLVIENMSVSSSVFENCPTVPQLQRLVTDTIVSEVSMLDMIPARFPSLQTLVISNCFLYLILEDSGKHYTTFDELRRQMPCCRISTKDSTIFTNTAKQS, translated from the exons ATGAATTTTAACTCCTTCCCAAATGAG GTGCTGTGTTCCATATTCGACTACCTGCCATGGAAGGATCGGCAGCGGGTGTCGCTGGTGTGTCGTCGCTGGAACGCCATCATCAACTCGGACCACTATCTGCGCGGCCAGAAGCTGGTGCTGTACAACTACAACAAGGCCAAGTTTTTCTCCGGTGTCGAGGTGGAGCTGCTGAATCGGCAGAAAAATATCGCCTTCTACTCGAACGCCATGTTCGACACGGAGGAGCTGCTCGACACGATCGGGCGGTCGTTTAGCGGCGGCAGCGCCATGGTTCGCTCGCTGTCACTGTTTCTACGGTCGGAGCATCGGCTGGCCCGGCTGGTGGTGGACAACATACCAAACTTGCGCCACCTGACCGAGCTGAAGATATCCGCCAACGAGGGCCTTACGAACGGTGTGCTCATCGACAGTGCGTCCCTGGAGAAGCTAAACATTTCGTTCTACCAAAGTTCGGTCTGCCAGCTCGTCACGCCACGGCTGCACACGCTGCACCTGACCGTACGCTACCCGAGCGAGATGGAGCTGATAGGGACGATCTCGGCACAGCTGGTCGAGCTGAAGGTGTCGTTCATCTCGAAGGACCACGTTGCGAAGCTGTTCCGGTGCGACTTTCGTTCGCTCAAGACGCTCAACATATCGCTCAAGAATGACAAATACATTGCGTACAGCGTGTCGCCGGTCCATCTGCGACCGCTCGAGCGGGAGGCCATTTTCGCGCAAACCATCGTCGGGCTGGAAACGCTCCGCATCGTCGACATCTGCAACATCTTCGACATTGACTTTTTGAAGATGTTTGCGTACGCTAAGTCGCTGAAAGCGCTCACCATCAACTACTTCAAGTTGGTTAGTGAAGTGGGCGAGCTGATAAACGGGTTTAAGGGACTAGAA TACCTTAATCTAGAGGGATGCCAGCGAATGGACGATTCCAAGCGGCTACAACTACCCTGTCTGCAGACACTCGTGATGCCTTACAAGCAGCTCTCCCTGTTTAGTGCCACGCAGCTCGACACGCTTACGACGCTGTACTACAACAACACGACCAAGGATCAAACACTGTTGATCAAGAAGATAGCGGCCACCTTTACCAACCTATCCTTCCTGTGCCTGCAACACTTCGACAACGAGCTCGATCGGAACGCGTTGCTCCATCTGAATCTGCTGACGAAACTGCGCGTCCTGGTCATCGAGAACATGTCTGTTTCGAGTTCCGTGTTTGAGAACTGTCCGACGGTGCCGCAGCTACAGCGGCTGGTAACGGACACGATCGTGTCG GAGGTCTCCATGCTAGATATGATACCGGCCAGATTCCCCTCGCTGCAAACGCTCGTCATCAGCAACTGCTTCCTGTATCTGATACTCGAGGATAGCGGGAAACACTACACAACGTTCGACGAGTTGCGCCGCCAGATGCCCTGCTGTCGCATATCGACCAAAGACTCGACCATTTTCACCAATACCGCTAAGCAAAGCTGA
- the LOC1280528 gene encoding peptide transporter family 1: protein MVSTRFEVNSTPPVRYPRSIFFIISNEFSERFNYYGMRTVLALYLTQKLAYSNDTATVIYHIFTSLAYFFPLMGAILADSWLGKFKTILYLSIVYCAGSTLIALGAIPPLNLPATSMTVLGLLFIAVGSGGIKPCVSAFGGDQFKLPEQAAQLAKFFSLFYFSINAGSLISTTLTPILREDVHCFGDNSCFSLAFGVPAVLMILAIVIFVCGRAMYTIKKPSGNMIVLVFKCIGNALAVRSKESSTSPRAHWLDYAESKYGKGIVADIKALLKILILYIPLPVFWALFDQQGSRWTFQATRMDGELAGYTIKPDQMQVINPLLILAFIPVFESVIYPALAKIGIRRPLQKLSLGGLLAGAAFVLSGFVEIALDSTEAMLPAAHEAQLRVFNGLPCDYRFHTDIPNLAGFSVPSRGAYEALHVELPPGLANGTFQFRAETSEIGCVRENMTEFSGSFSLQAGGAVSYFISRKGGRSSLLEYADTAAKDRNGLPRMRLLANVRTTKQISLRHNGNADVVYNVALNQYDQLTSVTEGEYGVYVGERPIATVKLSPGGVYTLILDEFLENEFNLQTHTITPSNSVHMLWLIPQYVVITAGEVMFSITGLEFSYSQAPESMKSVIQAFWLLTVAIGNMLVVFIAEAKFVQSQSLEFFLFAALMFLDMGLFMVLAMRYRYSVTTGGASSVESIEVEQQGKKKQHDALAISDTLSERSAKSTTYANEAYRED, encoded by the exons CCCGTTCGGTACCCTCGGTCGATATTCTTCATCATCAGCAATGAGTTCAGCGAACGGTTCAACTACTATGGCATGCGAA CGGTGTTGGCGCTCTATCTCACGCAAAAGCTGGCCTACAGCAATGATACCGCCACCGTGATCTACCACATCTTCACCAGCCTGGCGTACTTCTTCCCGCTGATGGGTGCCATCCTGGCCGACAGTTGGCTGGGCAAGTTTAAAACCATCCTGTACCTGTCCATTGTGTACTGTGCGGGAAGCACACTGATCGCACTCGGCGCCATTCCACCCTTGAATCTACCTGCCAC CTCGATGACCGTGCTGGGACTGCTCTTTATAGCGGTCGGTTCCGGCGGCATCAAACCGTGCGTGTCGGCGTTCGGCGGTGATCAGTTCAAGCTGCCGGAGCAAGCCGCCCAGCTGGCCAAGTTCTTCTCGCTGTTTTACTTCTCCATCAATGCCGGATCGCTGATCTCCACCACGCTGACGCCGATTCTGCGCGAGGATGTGCACTGCTTCGGGGACAACAGTTGCTTCTCGCTTGCGTTTGGTGTGCCGGCAGTGCTGATGATCCTCGCGATCGTCATCTTTGTGTGTGGCCGGGCTATGTACACGATCAAGAAACCGTCCGGCAACATGATCGTGCTGGTGTTCAAGTGTATCGGCAATGCGCTGGCAGTGCGGTCGAAGGAGAGCAGCACGAGCCCACGGGCTCACTGGCTCGACTATGCCGAGTCCAAGTACGGCAAGGGCATTGTGGCGGACATTAAGGCGCTGCTGAAGATACTGATCCTGTACATTCCGCTGCCCGTGTTTTGGGCACTGTTCGATCAGCAGGGCTCACGGTGGACGTTCCAGGCGACGCGCATGGACGGTGAGCTGGCCGGATACACGATCAAGCCCGACCAGATGCAGGTGATCAATCCGCTGCTCATTCTGGCTTTTATTCCCGTCTTTGAGAGTGTGATCTATCCAGCGCTGGCCAAGATTGGCATACGACGACCGCTGCAGAAGCTCTCTCTGGGCGGTTTACTGGCCGGTGCTGCCTTTGTTCTGTCCGGCTTTGTGGAGATCGCTCTGGACAGTACGGAGGCGATGCTGCCCGCCGCACACGAGGCACAGCTGCGCGTGTTCAATGGGCTACCGTGCGACTATCGCTTCCACACCGACATACCGAACCTGGCCGGGTTCAGTGTGCCATCGCGCGGTGCCTACGAAGCGCTCCACGTCGAGCTGCCCCCGGGGCTGGCCAACGGTACGTTCCAGTTCCGGGCGGAGACGAGCGAAATTGGGTGCGTGCGGGAAAACATGACCGAATTCAGCGGGAGCTTCAGCCTGCAGGCGGGCGGTGCGGTGAGCTACTTTATCAGCCGGAAGGGAGGCCGGAGCAGTCTGCTGGAGTACGCCGACACGGCTGCCAAGGACCGGAACGGGCTGCCCCGGATGCGGCTGCTAGCGAACGTGCGCACGACCAAGCAGATCTCGCTGCGGCACAACGGGAACGCGGACGTCGTGTACAACGTGGCGCTCAACCAGTACGATCAGCTGACGTCGGTGACGGAGGGCGAGTACGGGGTGTACGTCGGGGAGCGTCCGATTGCCACCGTGAAGCTTAGCCCGGGCGGTGTCTACACGCTGATATTGGACGAGTTTTTGGAGAATGAGTTT AAccttcaaacacacacgatCACCCCGTCCAACTCGGTGCACATGCTGTGGCTTATACCGCAGTACGTCGTCATAACGGCCGGCGAGGTCATGTTCTCCATCACCGGGCTCGAGTTTTCCTACTCCCAGGCGCCGGAAAGCATGAAGTCCGTCATCCAGGCGTTCTGGCTGCTGACGGTCGCGATCGGCAACATGCTGGTGGTGTTCATTGCCGAGGCCAAGTTCGTCCAGTCGCAGTCGCTCGAGTTTTTCCTCTTTGCCGCGCTCATGTTCCTCGACATGGGCCTGTTCATGGTGCTGGCCATGCGCTATCGCTACTCCGTCACGACCGGCGGCGCATCGTCTGTCGAATCGATTGAGGTGGAGCAGCAGGGCAAAAAGAAGCAGCACGATGCACTGGCCATCAGTGACACGCTGTCGGAAAGGAGTGCCAAGAGTACAACGTACGCAAACGAAGCATACCGGGAAGACTGA